One window of the Thermasporomyces composti genome contains the following:
- a CDS encoding CBS domain-containing protein, producing the protein MRARGLVEEYPSVSVESDGLEAAQLLAQHRLPGLVVTAEDGHPVAILPTSQVVRSVVPQYVQQDPVLAGVLDEKASDQIVHQLNRLKVRDMLPQPPMEVAVVDANDTALEVAAVMARLRCPLVAVVENGRLTGVVTASRLLEYALNDSSAT; encoded by the coding sequence ATGCGGGCACGCGGCCTCGTCGAGGAGTACCCCTCCGTCAGCGTTGAGTCCGATGGTCTCGAGGCGGCCCAGCTCCTCGCCCAGCACCGTCTCCCCGGCCTCGTCGTCACCGCCGAGGACGGCCATCCCGTCGCCATCCTGCCCACATCCCAGGTGGTGCGCTCCGTCGTGCCCCAGTACGTCCAGCAGGACCCGGTGCTGGCTGGCGTGCTGGACGAGAAGGCCTCCGACCAGATCGTCCACCAGCTCAACCGGCTCAAGGTACGCGACATGCTGCCGCAGCCACCCATGGAGGTCGCGGTCGTCGACGCGAACGACACCGCGCTCGAAGTCGCCGCGGTCATGGCCCGGCTGCGGTGCCCGCTCGTCGCGGTTGTCGAGAACGGGCGCTTGACCGGCGTCGTCACCGCCTCCCGATTGCTGGAGTACGCCTTGAACGACTCGTCGGCGACCTGA
- a CDS encoding DNA repair helicase XPB, with the protein MNDGPLIVQSDKTLLLDVSHPLADEARKAIAPFAELERAPEHIHTYRLTPLGLWNARAAGHDTEQVVDALLRYSRFAVPHALLIDIAETMARYGRLRLENHPTHGLVLVSTEQPVLEEVLRSAKLKPMLGKRIDASTVLVHPSERGRVKQALLKLGWPAEDVAGYVDGEAHPIDLVQEGWSLRPYQVQAAEAFWHGGSGVVVLPCGAGKTLVGAAAMAHAKATTLILVTNTVSARQWKDELVRRTTLTEDEIGEYSGSRKEIRPVTIATYQVMTTRRKGAYTHLELFGARDWGLVIYDEVHLLPAPIFRMTAELQARRRLGLTATLIREDGREGDVFSLIGPKRYDAPWKDIEAQGWIAPADCVEVRVTLTDAERLAYATAESEDRYRLASTTETKARVVCRLAERHRGEPTLIIGQYIEQLDDLAARLDAPIIKGETTVRERQRLFEAFRSGEIDLLVVSKVANFSVDLPEAAVAIQVSGTFGSRQEEAQRLGRLLRPKRDGRAARFYAVVARDTVDQDFAAHRQRFLAEQGYAYRIVDADDVLSGELPI; encoded by the coding sequence GTGAACGACGGCCCGCTCATCGTCCAGTCCGACAAGACCTTGCTTCTCGACGTCAGCCACCCCCTGGCCGACGAGGCGCGCAAGGCGATCGCGCCGTTCGCTGAGCTCGAGCGCGCTCCTGAGCACATCCACACGTACCGACTGACCCCACTCGGCCTGTGGAACGCCCGCGCCGCCGGGCACGACACCGAACAGGTCGTCGACGCACTCCTGCGCTACAGCCGGTTCGCCGTCCCTCACGCACTCCTCATCGACATCGCCGAGACGATGGCCCGGTACGGGCGACTCCGGCTGGAGAACCACCCCACGCATGGACTGGTGCTGGTGAGCACCGAGCAGCCGGTCTTGGAAGAGGTGCTGCGCAGCGCCAAGCTCAAGCCCATGCTGGGCAAGCGGATCGACGCCAGCACCGTGCTCGTTCACCCATCCGAACGCGGTCGCGTCAAGCAAGCCTTGCTCAAGCTCGGCTGGCCAGCCGAGGATGTCGCCGGGTACGTCGACGGCGAAGCCCATCCCATCGACCTCGTGCAGGAAGGATGGTCGCTCCGCCCCTACCAGGTGCAAGCCGCGGAGGCGTTCTGGCACGGCGGTTCCGGCGTCGTCGTCCTGCCCTGCGGCGCGGGCAAGACTCTGGTCGGCGCGGCCGCGATGGCGCACGCGAAGGCGACGACGCTCATCCTGGTCACCAACACGGTCTCGGCCCGGCAGTGGAAGGACGAGCTGGTCCGGCGAACCACCCTGACCGAGGACGAGATCGGGGAGTACTCCGGCTCGCGCAAGGAGATCCGGCCCGTCACGATCGCGACCTACCAAGTCATGACCACCCGCCGCAAGGGCGCCTACACCCACCTGGAGCTGTTCGGCGCCCGCGACTGGGGCCTGGTGATCTACGACGAGGTGCACCTGCTTCCGGCGCCCATCTTCCGGATGACCGCCGAGCTGCAGGCCCGACGCAGGCTGGGTTTGACGGCCACGTTGATCCGCGAGGACGGTCGGGAAGGAGACGTCTTCAGCCTCATCGGACCCAAGCGCTACGACGCGCCGTGGAAGGACATCGAGGCCCAAGGGTGGATCGCCCCGGCGGACTGCGTCGAGGTGCGCGTCACGCTGACCGACGCCGAGCGCCTCGCCTACGCCACCGCCGAGAGTGAGGACCGCTACCGACTGGCGTCCACGACCGAGACCAAGGCGCGGGTCGTGTGCCGCCTCGCCGAGCGACACCGTGGCGAGCCCACGCTCATCATCGGGCAGTACATCGAGCAGCTCGACGACCTCGCCGCGCGTCTCGACGCCCCGATCATCAAGGGCGAGACGACCGTGCGGGAGCGGCAGCGCCTGTTCGAGGCGTTCCGCAGCGGGGAGATCGACCTGCTCGTCGTCTCGAAGGTCGCGAACTTCTCGGTGGACCTGCCGGAGGCCGCGGTCGCCATCCAGGTGTCGGGCACCTTCGGCTCGCGCCAAGAGGAGGCGCAGCGGCTCGGCCGGCTGCTGAGGCCGAAGCGCGATGGCCGGGCCGCGCGGTTCTACGCCGTCGTGGCGCGTGACACCGTCGACCAGGACTTCGCCGCGCACCGACAGCGGTTCCTGGCCGAGCAGGGATACGCGTACCGCATCGTCGACGCCGACGACGTGCTGTCCGGCGAGCTGCCGATCTGA
- a CDS encoding glycoside hydrolase domain-containing protein, translated as MLTGLIVATPLVTVAVVPVGQASTVTLTTVAKGDPRSLGPPSGAGPTSGQTVTYRGLRLEVPKHWAVHDLTKNPETCVRYDKPAVYLGPPGEEQRCPARAVGRAEVLHLRPAEPDLVARPAALGSGDLSVVTAARTVDDASQELTFALRGTGVAVTAAYADQPELLDDILATARYDGPVRPTPFATRYPAQPAQAGFAPLTSPESPGAGGPDVVVPESAAERVLPKEGAPGTEDPDVATTLTTPPRIATGGATARVRGSGFDTCAAPSTSTMRAWLESPHRTVGIYIGGVNRACPDGNLSAAWVRSVSGMGWRLLPIYVGRQAPCAVQGNLGRIRPREVAQQGKAAAVDAMRRAQRFGLYGGTAIYFDMEAYDPNDANCRAIVLTFLSAWTRRLHQGGYLSGVYSSAASGIRHLSGVYTSRSYVQPDAIWIARWDGKASVWGERYVPNNRWGTHQRIKQYRGPHTERWGGRTIEIDSNVVDAPLSLVRYRFKVTARSGLRARTGPGTGYPTARVWPNGATLNVVCHATGSQVGSTRRWYKLLDGTYVSARYVTTPDRLAAVPTCRYPYAVWVDALRVRAGPSTSHRQLGAIAYGGLAYVVCQAPGASAGGSRVWSRIDTNGWVADWYIHTPGRPGYTKPIPRCP; from the coding sequence GTGCTGACCGGACTGATCGTGGCCACGCCACTCGTGACCGTGGCCGTCGTGCCCGTCGGACAAGCATCGACGGTGACGCTCACCACGGTGGCGAAAGGTGACCCGCGAAGTCTCGGCCCGCCGTCGGGCGCCGGCCCGACCTCGGGGCAGACGGTCACCTATCGCGGACTGCGGCTCGAGGTGCCGAAGCACTGGGCGGTGCACGACCTCACAAAGAACCCCGAGACCTGTGTCCGGTACGACAAGCCCGCGGTCTACCTGGGCCCACCCGGCGAGGAGCAACGCTGCCCGGCCCGTGCGGTCGGACGGGCCGAGGTCCTTCACCTGCGACCGGCCGAACCGGACCTGGTGGCCCGGCCGGCGGCTCTCGGCAGCGGCGACCTCTCCGTCGTCACGGCGGCTCGTACCGTCGACGACGCGAGCCAGGAGCTCACCTTCGCGCTGCGCGGCACCGGCGTCGCCGTGACAGCGGCGTACGCCGATCAACCCGAGCTTCTCGACGACATCCTGGCCACGGCGCGGTACGACGGGCCGGTTCGACCCACACCGTTCGCGACGCGGTACCCCGCGCAGCCCGCGCAGGCGGGGTTCGCGCCACTGACGTCCCCGGAGTCACCGGGCGCGGGCGGACCAGACGTCGTCGTGCCCGAAAGTGCGGCTGAGCGGGTGCTGCCCAAGGAGGGGGCGCCCGGGACGGAGGACCCTGACGTCGCCACCACCCTGACCACCCCACCGCGCATCGCGACCGGTGGCGCGACGGCCCGGGTGCGCGGGAGCGGATTCGACACCTGCGCCGCGCCGTCCACGTCCACCATGCGGGCGTGGCTGGAGTCACCGCACCGTACCGTCGGCATCTACATCGGCGGGGTCAACCGGGCCTGCCCCGATGGCAACCTCTCCGCCGCGTGGGTGCGCTCGGTCTCCGGTATGGGCTGGCGGCTGCTGCCGATCTACGTCGGCCGCCAGGCGCCCTGCGCGGTGCAGGGCAACCTCGGCCGGATCAGACCGCGCGAGGTCGCGCAGCAGGGGAAGGCCGCGGCCGTCGACGCCATGCGGCGGGCGCAGCGGTTCGGTCTGTACGGCGGCACCGCGATCTACTTCGACATGGAGGCGTACGACCCGAACGACGCGAACTGCCGCGCCATCGTCCTCACGTTCCTCAGCGCCTGGACGAGACGGCTGCACCAGGGGGGCTACCTGTCCGGTGTCTACTCCAGCGCCGCCTCGGGGATCCGCCACCTGTCGGGCGTCTACACGTCCCGGTCCTACGTCCAGCCGGACGCGATCTGGATCGCCCGGTGGGACGGCAAGGCGTCGGTCTGGGGCGAGCGGTACGTGCCGAACAACCGGTGGGGCACCCACCAGCGGATCAAGCAGTACCGTGGGCCGCACACCGAGCGCTGGGGCGGCCGCACGATCGAGATCGACAGCAACGTGGTCGACGCGCCGCTCAGCCTGGTTCGGTACAGGTTCAAGGTGACCGCCCGTAGTGGGCTCCGGGCGCGGACCGGACCCGGGACCGGCTACCCAACCGCCCGGGTCTGGCCGAACGGCGCGACCTTGAACGTCGTCTGCCACGCGACCGGAAGCCAGGTCGGCTCGACACGACGGTGGTACAAGCTCCTGGACGGCACGTACGTCAGCGCTCGCTACGTCACCACACCCGACCGGCTGGCGGCGGTTCCCACGTGCCGGTACCCCTACGCGGTCTGGGTCGACGCCCTGCGGGTGCGCGCCGGGCCGAGCACCTCGCACCGGCAGTTGGGCGCCATCGCCTACGGCGGCCTGGCCTACGTGGTGTGCCAGGCGCCGGGCGCCTCAGCCGGTGGCAGCAGGGTGTGGAGCCGGATCGACACCAATGGCTGGGTCGCCGACTGGTACATCCACACACCAGGTCGGCCGGGTTACACCAAACCGATCCCACGCTGTCCGTGA
- a CDS encoding maleylpyruvate isomerase N-terminal domain-containing protein, which translates to MGKLHHRVACTALVDAYTELSRLVSTLDETDFPRASRCAGWTVGDVLFHVLLDAQRALVTFGTPASTPPTADYISYWRDWANHRSEAAAAAHARFVRIGASAYADPRALAAQWHETAQAVLRFASVMPGSDHVATQGYSLTVTDFLATLAVEATVHHLDMLLELPGRPQPRPGPIELTVDVLDALLGDVDVRPAWDDLTWLLKGTGRLPLTPAEARGLGAVANRFPLLG; encoded by the coding sequence ATGGGGAAGCTGCACCACCGGGTCGCCTGCACCGCCCTCGTCGACGCCTACACCGAGCTGTCCCGGCTGGTCAGCACTCTCGACGAGACCGACTTTCCCCGCGCAAGCCGGTGCGCCGGTTGGACCGTGGGTGACGTGTTGTTCCACGTCCTGCTCGACGCGCAGCGGGCGCTCGTCACCTTCGGCACGCCGGCGTCGACCCCACCGACGGCCGACTACATCTCGTACTGGCGGGACTGGGCGAACCACCGGTCGGAGGCGGCGGCCGCGGCCCACGCGCGCTTCGTCCGGATCGGAGCGTCGGCCTACGCGGACCCTCGGGCGCTGGCCGCCCAGTGGCATGAGACCGCGCAAGCGGTGCTGCGGTTCGCCTCGGTCATGCCAGGCTCCGACCACGTCGCCACCCAGGGCTACTCGCTCACGGTGACGGACTTCCTCGCCACGCTCGCGGTCGAGGCGACCGTCCACCACCTCGACATGCTCCTGGAACTCCCCGGGCGCCCCCAACCCCGGCCGGGCCCCATCGAACTCACGGTCGACGTCCTCGACGCCCTCCTCGGCGACGTGGACGTGCGTCCCGCCTGGGACGACCTGACGTGGTTGCTGAAGGGCACCGGACGGTTGCCACTCACCCCCGCCGAGGCGCGTGGCCTCGGCGCCGTCGCGAACCGGTTCCCCCTGCTCGGGTGA
- a CDS encoding HD domain-containing protein has protein sequence MPDAPGVADDLLARYVEPTRHYHDQRHLAEVLEAIDLLAAEADDVTAVRLAGWFHDAIYDPRRSDNEEASARLADELLHGTSVSGRRAEVARLVRLTVHHAPDPRDVDGGVLCDADLAILAASPVRYGEYVAGVRAEYAHLDDPAFRAGRSAILDRLLSRERLYTTRYGREHWEERARRNLTAELALLRR, from the coding sequence GTGCCCGACGCTCCAGGCGTCGCCGACGACCTGCTCGCGCGATACGTCGAGCCGACCCGCCACTACCACGACCAGCGACACCTCGCCGAGGTCCTCGAGGCGATCGACCTGCTGGCGGCGGAGGCAGACGACGTGACCGCCGTCCGCTTGGCTGGTTGGTTCCACGACGCCATCTACGATCCGCGCCGCTCCGACAACGAGGAGGCGTCCGCTCGACTCGCGGACGAGCTGCTGCACGGAACCAGCGTCAGCGGCCGGCGAGCCGAGGTCGCCCGCTTGGTCCGGCTCACCGTCCACCACGCCCCCGACCCACGCGACGTCGACGGCGGCGTGCTGTGTGACGCCGACCTGGCGATCCTGGCCGCTTCGCCGGTGCGGTACGGCGAGTACGTCGCCGGAGTCCGCGCCGAGTACGCCCACCTCGACGACCCGGCGTTCCGCGCGGGACGTTCGGCGATCCTCGATCGGCTGCTGTCGCGTGAGCGGCTCTACACGACTCGCTATGGGCGCGAGCACTGGGAGGAGCGCGCCCGGCGCAACCTCACCGCGGAGCTGGCCCTCCTCCGACGCTGA
- a CDS encoding beta-N-acetylhexosaminidase, producing MILPKPHQLTRLDGAFTLTSSARVRADEAAGPAVAALRRALEPITGGTIARAVDGEPAAITITVDAERFGPEAYSLTVTPEGIEIVGGDAAGAFYGVQSLRQLLPAETFKPADRPQGDRTFEVPAVRVTDRPTFRWRGTMLDVARHFMPKEFVLQLIDLLALHKLNVLHLHLTEDQGWRIEIPKYPRLTEVGAWRPETLVGHAHRPESEYTFDGTPHGGFYTQDDIREIVAYAAERFVTVMPEIDMPGHMLAAIAAYPELGNGLKPAKVWTRWGISEQILNVEDSTLDFCRDVLAEVMRLFPSQLIHCGGDEVPKAEWKVSPSAQRRIRELGLADENELQAWFTAQMATYLAEHGRRFVGWDEVLEGGGPAKLPDDVVVMSWRGEEGGIQAAQAGLDVIMATRTHLYFDYYQSEDHEAEPLAIGGFTPLEKVYGYRPVPAALDADAAKHVLGAQCQLWTEYVPTVEHAQYMLFPRLCAFAETVWRDESQGIDDYAVFLNERLRPHLARLDALGVNYRPLD from the coding sequence GTGATTCTGCCGAAGCCGCACCAGCTGACGCGCCTCGATGGCGCCTTCACCTTGACCAGCAGCGCCCGAGTCCGCGCTGACGAGGCCGCGGGGCCCGCCGTCGCGGCGCTGCGGCGAGCGCTCGAGCCCATCACGGGGGGAACCATCGCGCGCGCCGTGGACGGGGAGCCCGCCGCCATCACCATCACGGTCGACGCGGAGAGATTCGGACCCGAGGCCTACTCGCTGACCGTCACCCCAGAGGGCATCGAGATCGTCGGTGGCGACGCGGCCGGTGCCTTCTACGGCGTCCAGTCGTTGCGCCAGCTCCTGCCCGCCGAGACGTTCAAGCCCGCCGACCGCCCCCAAGGCGATCGCACCTTCGAGGTGCCAGCGGTCCGCGTGACCGACCGGCCGACGTTCCGGTGGCGGGGCACGATGCTCGACGTCGCCCGGCACTTCATGCCCAAGGAGTTCGTGCTCCAGCTCATCGACCTGCTGGCCCTGCACAAGCTCAACGTCCTTCACCTCCACCTCACCGAGGACCAGGGGTGGCGGATCGAGATCCCGAAGTACCCGCGACTCACCGAGGTCGGCGCCTGGCGTCCGGAGACGCTGGTCGGCCACGCGCACCGACCGGAGAGCGAGTACACCTTCGACGGCACGCCCCACGGCGGCTTCTACACCCAGGACGACATCCGCGAGATCGTCGCGTACGCCGCGGAGCGGTTCGTCACCGTCATGCCCGAGATCGACATGCCGGGCCACATGCTCGCGGCGATCGCCGCCTATCCCGAGCTGGGCAACGGCCTCAAGCCGGCCAAGGTCTGGACGCGGTGGGGCATCAGCGAGCAGATCCTCAACGTCGAGGACTCCACCCTCGACTTCTGCCGCGACGTCCTGGCCGAGGTGATGCGGCTCTTCCCGAGCCAGCTCATCCACTGCGGCGGCGACGAGGTCCCCAAGGCGGAGTGGAAGGTCAGCCCTTCCGCGCAGCGGCGCATCCGGGAGCTCGGTCTGGCCGACGAGAACGAGCTCCAGGCGTGGTTCACCGCGCAGATGGCGACGTACCTCGCCGAGCACGGCCGTCGCTTCGTGGGCTGGGACGAGGTGCTCGAGGGCGGCGGTCCGGCCAAGCTGCCCGACGACGTCGTCGTCATGTCATGGCGCGGCGAGGAAGGCGGGATCCAAGCCGCCCAGGCGGGCCTCGACGTCATCATGGCGACACGGACCCACCTGTACTTCGACTACTACCAGAGCGAGGACCACGAGGCGGAGCCGCTGGCCATCGGTGGGTTCACTCCGCTGGAGAAGGTGTACGGCTACCGACCGGTCCCCGCCGCGCTCGACGCCGACGCCGCCAAGCACGTGCTGGGCGCCCAGTGCCAGCTGTGGACCGAGTACGTCCCCACGGTGGAGCACGCGCAGTACATGCTCTTCCCGCGGCTGTGCGCGTTCGCCGAGACGGTCTGGCGGGACGAGAGCCAAGGCATCGACGACTACGCCGTGTTCCTCAACGAGCGGCTACGTCCGCACCTCGCGCGCCTGGACGCCCTCGGGGTGAACTACCGACCGCTCGACTGA